In the Leptotrichia sp. oral taxon 847 genome, one interval contains:
- a CDS encoding regulatory protein RecX → MVIKKIARNKLYLSTEEIMDISPFLRQKYRLKVNDDISSLYDNISYEAALEKGIFLISLKDRTKKELYKKLEEKYQNNNAIKKAIKKLEELGYLNDLDYSISYIKNKKYGKNRIIYNLTQKGIEKKIVELAYEELETEGSIDDKRLENLIKKNEKKLVYKNSDLKKDEYLKQLKEEQKFIQFLARQGFSLDKIFEKIKEYKSDF, encoded by the coding sequence ATGGTAATAAAAAAAATAGCAAGAAATAAATTATATTTGTCGACAGAAGAAATAATGGATATAAGTCCATTTTTAAGACAAAAATACAGATTAAAAGTAAACGATGATATTTCTAGCCTCTATGATAATATTTCGTATGAGGCTGCTTTAGAAAAAGGGATTTTTTTGATTTCTTTAAAAGACAGAACTAAAAAAGAACTTTATAAAAAATTAGAAGAAAAATATCAGAATAACAATGCGATAAAAAAAGCGATAAAAAAATTAGAGGAATTGGGATATTTAAATGACTTAGACTACTCAATTTCCTACATAAAAAATAAAAAATATGGAAAAAATAGAATTATTTACAATTTGACACAAAAAGGCATTGAGAAAAAAATAGTAGAACTTGCATATGAAGAGTTAGAAACTGAGGGAAGTATTGATGACAAAAGACTTGAAAATTTAATTAAAAAAAATGAAAAAAAATTGGTTTACAAAAATTCTGACTTAAAAAAAGATGAATACTTAAAACAACTAAAAGAAGAACAAAAATTTATACAATTTTTAGCAAGACAAGGATTTTCACTGGACAAAATATTTGAAAAAATTAAAGAATATAAATCAGATTTTTAA
- the dapB gene encoding 4-hydroxy-tetrahydrodipicolinate reductase, whose product MKIVVYGAGVMAHHVKESIINSKNEFVGFVDPLGKGDFTNLKGENLNVEYDAIIDFSHFTLIDDVLEAGIAKKVPVLVATTGHTQEQLQKIEKAAEIIPIIKATNTSVGVNIVNEIVAFATKLLKDFDIEIVEKHHNRKIDAPSGTASTLLEIVKENLNDGNDYRTVYGREGHSKRAEKEIGVHSIRGGNIVGEHSVIYAKNDEIIEIKHEALSRKMFSDGAVKAIEFLSGKNAGKYTMRDVLGINK is encoded by the coding sequence ATGAAAATAGTAGTTTATGGTGCTGGGGTGATGGCACACCATGTAAAGGAATCTATAATAAATAGTAAAAATGAATTTGTGGGTTTTGTTGATCCACTTGGGAAGGGAGATTTTACTAATTTAAAAGGAGAAAATTTAAATGTGGAATATGATGCAATAATTGATTTTTCACATTTTACCTTAATTGACGATGTCTTGGAAGCGGGAATTGCAAAGAAAGTACCAGTTTTAGTGGCAACAACTGGACATACACAAGAGCAGTTGCAAAAAATTGAAAAGGCAGCAGAAATAATTCCTATAATTAAAGCTACTAATACTTCAGTAGGCGTAAATATTGTAAATGAGATAGTTGCGTTTGCAACAAAATTATTAAAAGATTTTGACATTGAAATTGTGGAAAAACATCACAACAGAAAAATTGACGCTCCGAGCGGGACAGCTTCAACACTTTTAGAAATTGTAAAAGAAAATTTGAATGACGGAAATGATTACAGAACAGTTTACGGAAGAGAAGGACACAGTAAAAGAGCTGAAAAAGAAATAGGAGTTCATTCAATTCGAGGTGGAAATATTGTTGGAGAGCATAGCGTTATTTATGCTAAAAATGATGAAATTATTGAAATTAAACATGAAGCGTTGTCAAGAAAGATGTTTTCTGATGGTGCGGTAAAAGCAATAGAGTTTTTAAGTGGTAAAAATGCTGGAAAATATACTATGAGAGATGTTTTGGGAATTAATAAATAA
- a CDS encoding HAD family hydrolase, whose product MKKNLIVYDFDKTIYSGETGVDFSVFYLKKYPLKSILFLIAYFRYLVLYLLKIVNLAKVKEKYFKFLESHTKQEIQDLIDEFWESKKDEIYPWVKEELQKNKKEADFVIVTSASPLFLIEKFLISLGFDIVFGTKFVGDNQKRFVAQINGKNNKGEEKVKKLNRWAKKNNYEYEIVKFYSDSLADKPLYDIAKQKFWIKKGKISSGMPTKKTLIDKLFWN is encoded by the coding sequence ATGAAAAAAAATTTAATTGTATATGATTTTGATAAAACGATTTATAGCGGAGAAACTGGTGTCGATTTTTCGGTATTTTATTTGAAAAAATATCCGTTAAAGTCCATTTTGTTTTTAATTGCTTATTTTAGATACTTAGTTTTGTATCTTTTGAAAATTGTAAATTTAGCAAAAGTAAAAGAAAAATATTTCAAATTTTTGGAATCTCATACGAAGCAGGAAATACAAGATTTGATTGACGAATTTTGGGAAAGCAAAAAAGATGAAATTTATCCATGGGTAAAAGAGGAATTGCAAAAGAATAAAAAAGAAGCTGATTTTGTCATTGTAACTTCGGCAAGTCCTTTGTTTTTAATCGAAAAATTTTTAATTTCGCTAGGCTTTGACATTGTTTTTGGAACAAAATTCGTGGGAGATAACCAAAAGAGATTTGTTGCTCAAATTAATGGAAAAAATAATAAAGGTGAAGAAAAAGTAAAAAAATTAAATAGATGGGCAAAAAAAAATAATTATGAGTATGAAATAGTTAAATTTTACTCTGACAGTCTTGCTGATAAGCCTTTATACGATATTGCGAAACAAAAGTTTTGGATAAAAAAAGGCAAGATTTCATCTGGAATGCCAACAAAAAAAACTTTAATTGATAAGTTATTTTGGAATTAA
- a CDS encoding XTP/dITP diphosphatase, which translates to MKIFLATKNKGKIKDFKKLTEGMNLEVLSILDDIEIPDVVEDGKTFKENSQKKAIEISKFIKITTISDDSGLCVDALNGEPGIFSARYAGEDGNDKKNNEKLLQNLKDVPKEKRTAHFISVVSIAFPNGKVKSFSGRANGEILFENCGDGGFGYDPLFYSYDLKKSFGVALPDEKKAVSHRGKAFKKLIESKILESKK; encoded by the coding sequence ATGAAAATATTTCTAGCTACAAAAAATAAAGGAAAAATAAAAGATTTTAAAAAGTTGACCGAAGGAATGAATCTTGAAGTTTTGTCAATTCTGGATGACATTGAAATACCGGATGTAGTGGAAGACGGAAAAACTTTTAAAGAAAATTCACAAAAAAAAGCGATTGAAATTTCTAAATTTATAAAAATTACAACAATTTCAGACGACTCAGGGTTGTGTGTTGACGCATTAAATGGAGAGCCTGGAATTTTTTCAGCGAGATACGCTGGAGAAGATGGAAATGATAAAAAAAATAACGAAAAACTTTTACAAAATTTAAAAGATGTGCCAAAAGAAAAAAGAACAGCACATTTTATATCAGTTGTAAGTATTGCTTTTCCAAATGGTAAAGTCAAGTCTTTTTCCGGCAGAGCCAACGGAGAAATACTATTCGAGAATTGTGGAGATGGTGGATTTGGATATGATCCGCTATTTTATTCGTACGATTTGAAAAAAAGTTTTGGAGTTGCTTTACCTGATGAAAAAAAAGCTGTGAGCCATAGGGGGAAAGCCTTTAAAAAATTAATTGAATCAAAAATTTTGGAAAGTAAAAAATAA
- the recA gene encoding recombinase RecA: MAKKKIDEKNKENKEKMLDLALKQIQKDYGEGAIMKLGENHKMNIKAISTGSINLDIALGVGGVPRGRIIEIYGAESSGKTTLALHIIAEAQKEGGVVGFIDAEHALDPVYAKALGVNIDELLISQPDTGEQALEIADMLVRSGAMDVIVVDSVAALVPKAEIEGEMGDQQMGLQARLMSKALRKLTGSIAKSDTVMIFINQIREKIGGFSFVPGVQTTTSGGRALKFFATVRMEVKRVGSVKQGDEMIGNEVLVKVTKNKVAPPFKEARFNVMYGQGISKIGEILDAGIDFGIISKSGSWFAYGDEKLGQGRINVEKMLKENTELFSRIETQVMEKIREKLGLNAKDENTKNIENPEDQSNSNDSNEMED, encoded by the coding sequence ATGGCTAAGAAAAAAATTGACGAAAAAAATAAAGAAAATAAAGAAAAAATGTTAGATTTGGCACTGAAACAAATACAAAAGGACTATGGTGAAGGTGCTATCATGAAACTTGGAGAAAATCATAAAATGAACATAAAAGCCATTTCTACTGGGAGTATAAATTTAGATATAGCACTTGGTGTAGGAGGAGTTCCAAGAGGAAGAATCATCGAAATTTATGGAGCGGAATCCTCTGGGAAAACGACGCTTGCACTTCATATTATTGCGGAAGCACAAAAAGAGGGAGGAGTTGTTGGTTTTATTGACGCGGAACACGCACTGGATCCTGTTTATGCTAAAGCACTGGGAGTAAACATTGACGAACTTTTAATTTCTCAACCTGACACAGGGGAACAGGCTCTTGAAATTGCTGATATGCTTGTACGAAGTGGGGCTATGGATGTAATTGTTGTGGATTCAGTTGCAGCTCTTGTTCCAAAAGCGGAGATTGAAGGTGAAATGGGAGATCAGCAAATGGGACTTCAAGCAAGACTTATGTCAAAAGCGCTTAGAAAATTGACGGGAAGTATTGCAAAATCTGATACAGTTATGATTTTTATCAATCAGATAAGGGAAAAAATTGGTGGATTTTCGTTTGTTCCTGGAGTTCAGACAACTACTTCAGGAGGTCGTGCATTAAAATTTTTTGCAACTGTAAGAATGGAAGTGAAAAGAGTTGGTTCAGTAAAACAAGGGGACGAAATGATTGGAAATGAAGTTTTAGTAAAGGTTACTAAAAATAAAGTTGCTCCACCGTTTAAAGAAGCTAGATTTAATGTAATGTATGGGCAAGGAATTTCAAAAATTGGTGAAATATTAGACGCTGGAATTGATTTTGGAATTATTTCAAAAAGTGGTTCTTGGTTTGCTTATGGCGATGAAAAACTGGGACAAGGTCGAATTAATGTTGAAAAAATGTTAAAAGAAAACACAGAATTATTTTCTCGAATTGAAACTCAAGTAATGGAAAAAATAAGAGAAAAATTGGGACTTAATGCCAAAGATGAAAATACTAAAAACATTGAAAATCCAGAAGACCAAAGTAATTCTAATGATTCCAACGAAATGGAAGACTAA
- a CDS encoding NAD-dependent protein deacylase: MENLEKINQLRKIINESKKIVFFGGAGVSTESGIPDFRSANGIYSKKLNRHFSPEELISHTMYLRYPKDFYDFYKKNLIYKDAKPNFAHFYLAKLEKEGKLSAVITQNIDCLHEMAGSKNVLKVHGTIDRNICTKCGKVYNLDEFLNFCKKEEVPHCPDCGGVIKPDVTLYEEGLNMEIFSEAIRQISSADTLIIGGTSLIVYPAVSLIQYFKGKNLILINKSSTDKDYLANLVIHDKIGEVFKKL; the protein is encoded by the coding sequence ATGGAAAATCTAGAAAAAATAAACCAATTGAGAAAAATAATAAATGAAAGTAAAAAAATTGTATTTTTTGGTGGCGCAGGAGTTTCTACGGAGTCGGGAATTCCTGATTTCAGAAGTGCAAATGGAATTTATAGTAAAAAGTTAAATAGGCATTTTTCACCTGAAGAGCTGATTTCACATACCATGTATTTAAGATATCCAAAGGATTTTTATGATTTTTATAAAAAAAATTTAATTTATAAAGATGCCAAACCTAATTTTGCACACTTTTATTTGGCTAAACTGGAAAAGGAAGGGAAATTAAGTGCTGTCATAACTCAGAATATTGACTGCTTACATGAGATGGCTGGAAGTAAAAATGTTTTGAAAGTACACGGTACAATTGACAGAAATATTTGTACAAAATGTGGAAAAGTCTATAATTTGGATGAGTTTTTAAATTTTTGTAAAAAAGAGGAAGTTCCGCATTGTCCTGACTGTGGTGGAGTTATAAAGCCAGATGTAACTCTTTATGAAGAAGGGTTAAATATGGAAATTTTTTCAGAAGCAATAAGACAAATTTCAAGTGCGGATACTTTAATTATTGGTGGAACATCATTAATTGTTTATCCAGCAGTTTCGCTAATTCAATATTTTAAAGGAAAAAATCTTATTTTAATCAATAAGAGCTCAACTGATAAAGATTATTTAGCAAATTTAGTCATTCACGACAAAATAGGAGAAGTTTTTAAAAAATTATAA
- a CDS encoding lysophospholipid acyltransferase family protein: protein MRTIFYHFILVGTFLYGMIFRAPALLFKKGRDAHNFARKVGTNWGKNLVWASGSKVKVIYENDCEREIKKIKETKEPVILISNHQSNLDIPTLLGYLPLDFAFIAKKEMKTWPLIGGWMKALNCIFLDRKNVRQGMKDMKNAMSKVKDGYSYVIFPEGSRTETGEVGEFKKGSFKLATDTKVRILPITISGTYAVQSKKSLKVKGNKNIKVIVDKPIDLTTLPIQEQKNIHKIVNDIIKDNLKKYKN from the coding sequence ATGAGAACAATATTTTACCATTTTATACTTGTGGGAACATTTTTGTACGGAATGATTTTTAGAGCTCCAGCGTTACTTTTTAAAAAGGGGCGAGACGCTCACAATTTTGCTCGTAAAGTTGGAACAAACTGGGGAAAAAATTTAGTTTGGGCATCAGGAAGTAAAGTGAAAGTCATTTATGAGAATGACTGTGAAAGAGAAATTAAAAAAATAAAAGAAACTAAAGAACCTGTCATTCTAATTTCAAACCATCAAAGCAATCTGGATATTCCAACGCTTCTTGGGTATTTACCACTCGACTTTGCTTTTATTGCAAAAAAGGAAATGAAAACTTGGCCTCTAATTGGTGGCTGGATGAAAGCACTAAACTGTATTTTTTTGGATAGAAAAAATGTTCGTCAGGGAATGAAAGACATGAAAAATGCGATGTCAAAAGTAAAGGACGGTTACTCTTACGTAATCTTTCCAGAAGGTAGCAGAACAGAAACTGGAGAAGTTGGTGAATTTAAAAAGGGAAGCTTTAAACTTGCGACAGATACAAAAGTGAGAATTCTGCCAATAACAATTTCTGGAACTTATGCAGTCCAAAGCAAAAAAAGCTTGAAAGTAAAAGGCAACAAAAATATTAAAGTAATAGTCGATAAACCCATTGATCTCACTACTTTACCAATTCAAGAACAAAAAAATATTCATAAAATTGTAAACGACATAATAAAAGACAATTTGAAAAAATATAAAAATTAA
- a CDS encoding mevalonate kinase family protein — MENEKISVKTCGKLYIAGEYSVLKCGNSAIIKNVDIFMRARINFSKTSEYHIFSDMFDYSATLEYDKNYLLIQSTIKNVNDFLILNGIDPEAIDLEITGKMEKNGKKYGIGSSGSVVVLVIKAMFELYCKKSGGNFFQKRQFLNWQLIRC; from the coding sequence ATGGAAAATGAAAAAATAAGTGTGAAAACTTGTGGGAAACTTTACATCGCTGGAGAATATTCCGTGCTGAAATGTGGAAATAGTGCTATTATAAAAAATGTTGATATCTTCATGAGGGCACGAATAAATTTTTCTAAAACTTCAGAATATCATATATTTTCGGATATGTTCGATTATTCAGCTACACTTGAATACGATAAAAATTATTTATTAATTCAGAGTACAATAAAAAATGTAAATGATTTTTTGATTTTAAATGGAATCGATCCTGAAGCAATTGACTTAGAAATAACAGGAAAAATGGAAAAAAATGGGAAAAAATACGGAATTGGCTCAAGTGGAAGTGTCGTAGTTTTAGTGATAAAAGCTATGTTTGAGCTGTATTGTAAAAAATCGGGGGGGAATTTTTTTCAAAAGAGACAATTTTTAAATTGGCAGCTTATACGTTGTTAA
- a CDS encoding DUF4912 domain-containing protein, with protein sequence MVQKNCKTKRTHYRNYVNKKIMMNEKASKELKKVLKFVPFEIIEQMMIVKFLKNIFEIKRSKIFYRNFINKKLIGNLGKKYRKILREISFNYEGMTVEQIKKRYVETEINRSKFAIGTEFDGNSNHEDIYFDKSPLPSSYFVDEIVLMPKNPTTLFAYWEIREDTFRRLSNDNGIVDNIIIKLFKDGQEYRKIVRHERIGSHYITDVDVNENYEVSIGYEDVYGNFSEVAHSVKVISPNDKISDNLDLLWGTVKEDKNTNQLIKYINVPVMTPENREFLELSDEFKDAQDEFVYEIIRRLRKVGSSEVFIEEEVKGRKITSKPDRLDMSGARSS encoded by the coding sequence ATGGTGCAAAAAAATTGTAAAACAAAAAGAACACATTATAGAAATTATGTAAATAAAAAAATTATGATGAATGAAAAAGCATCAAAAGAATTAAAAAAAGTATTAAAATTTGTTCCATTTGAAATAATAGAGCAAATGATGATAGTAAAATTTTTAAAAAATATTTTTGAAATAAAAAGAAGTAAAATTTTTTATAGAAATTTTATAAATAAAAAATTGATAGGAAATTTAGGTAAAAAATACAGAAAAATTTTAAGGGAAATTTCTTTTAATTATGAAGGTATGACAGTTGAGCAAATAAAGAAGAGATATGTTGAAACAGAGATAAATCGTTCAAAATTTGCGATAGGAACAGAATTTGATGGAAATTCCAATCATGAAGATATTTACTTTGATAAATCACCACTTCCATCATCATATTTTGTAGATGAAATAGTACTTATGCCAAAAAATCCGACAACATTGTTTGCTTATTGGGAAATTAGGGAAGACACATTTAGAAGATTGTCTAATGATAACGGTATAGTTGATAATATAATTATCAAATTGTTTAAAGATGGACAGGAATACAGAAAAATCGTAAGACATGAAAGAATTGGATCACACTATATCACAGATGTTGATGTCAACGAAAATTACGAAGTTTCGATTGGATATGAAGATGTCTATGGAAACTTTTCTGAAGTAGCTCACTCTGTCAAAGTTATTTCGCCAAATGATAAAATATCTGATAATTTAGATTTGTTGTGGGGAACTGTAAAAGAAGACAAAAATACAAACCAACTTATAAAATACATAAATGTTCCTGTGATGACACCGGAAAATAGAGAATTTTTGGAACTTTCTGATGAATTTAAAGATGCACAGGATGAATTTGTTTACGAAATAATAAGAAGATTGAGAAAAGTAGGTTCATCTGAAGTCTTTATTGAAGAAGAAGTAAAAGGAAGAAAAATAACATCAAAACCAGATAGGCTTGATATGAGTGGAGCTAGAAGTAGTTAA
- the alr gene encoding alanine racemase: MLVNLKINNSSIKKNLEKIRSINENIICVIKDDAYGLKIEKILPVLIKNDCNYFAVAYFEEAMKVCEILKKLKKKNTCNIMTLNYVEPEKLEIAIKNRFEITIFSKKQFYDYINILNNFKKNVCLKIHIKINSGMNRLGFDENEVFEIIKEIKKLNNNFLKNKKLKLDIVSIFSHISDAENEIETEKQIKKFEKILKIFDDNKIKYKYKHLQASPLLFKYGKKYNYDFCRVGMAIYGLEPLSYDVGLESAVLVKSKIINIREVKKGEKVSYGNKGILKRDTKVGIVAIGYAHGLPKQIESKKNCAYVLVNDKKANILGEICMDMIFIDLTDIKNVKIGDEVLIVGNKKNWKNKVILRQIAKWANTIQDDVLTNFKID; encoded by the coding sequence ATGTTAGTTAATTTGAAAATAAATAACTCCAGTATAAAAAAAAATTTAGAAAAGATTCGCTCAATTAATGAAAATATAATTTGTGTGATAAAAGATGACGCCTACGGACTTAAAATAGAAAAAATTTTGCCAGTTTTAATAAAAAATGACTGTAACTATTTTGCAGTAGCTTATTTTGAAGAAGCTATGAAAGTTTGCGAGATTTTAAAAAAATTAAAGAAAAAAAATACTTGTAATATAATGACGCTTAATTATGTGGAGCCAGAAAAATTAGAAATAGCGATTAAAAATAGATTTGAAATAACAATTTTTAGTAAAAAGCAATTTTACGATTATATCAATATTTTGAATAATTTTAAAAAAAATGTCTGTCTAAAAATTCACATAAAAATAAACAGTGGAATGAATCGGCTTGGATTTGATGAAAATGAAGTTTTTGAAATAATAAAAGAAATAAAAAAACTAAATAATAATTTTTTGAAAAATAAAAAATTAAAATTGGATATTGTTTCGATTTTTTCTCATATCTCTGACGCTGAAAACGAAATTGAAACAGAAAAACAAATCAAAAAATTTGAAAAAATCTTAAAAATTTTTGATGACAATAAGATAAAATATAAATATAAGCATTTACAGGCAAGTCCGTTACTATTTAAATACGGAAAAAAATATAACTATGACTTTTGCCGTGTCGGAATGGCAATTTACGGTTTGGAACCACTTTCTTACGATGTTGGCTTGGAAAGCGCTGTTTTAGTAAAATCAAAAATTATAAATATACGAGAAGTGAAAAAAGGCGAAAAAGTCTCATATGGAAATAAAGGAATTTTAAAAAGAGATACAAAAGTTGGAATTGTCGCAATAGGTTACGCACATGGGCTTCCGAAACAAATCGAAAGTAAAAAAAACTGTGCATATGTACTTGTAAATGACAAAAAAGCAAATATTTTGGGTGAAATATGTATGGATATGATTTTTATAGATTTAACTGACATCAAAAATGTAAAAATTGGAGATGAAGTCTTGATCGTTGGAAATAAGAAAAATTGGAAAAATAAAGTAATATTAAGACAGATAGCGAAATGGGCAAATACTATACAAGATGATGTTTTAACTAACTTTAAAATTGATTAA
- the dapD gene encoding 2,3,4,5-tetrahydropyridine-2,6-dicarboxylate N-acetyltransferase has product MTEFEKSKAIIQYIADAKKTTPVELYTDEEIKNSYSCKVIGKDGLKVVFGDWKEIEKIINENNLQNYYLKNDRRNSGVPMLDIKNINARIEPGVFIRDKVNIGDRAVIMMGAVINIGAEIGEGTMIDMNVVLGGRAKVGKNCHIGAGAVLAGVIEPPSADPVIIEDDVIVGANAVVLEGVKIGKGSVVAAGAIVTQNVPEGVVVAGTPARIIKGVDAKTASKTELVNALRNL; this is encoded by the coding sequence ATGACAGAATTTGAAAAATCAAAAGCTATTATTCAATATATTGCTGATGCCAAAAAGACAACTCCAGTGGAGCTTTATACAGATGAAGAAATAAAAAATTCTTATTCTTGCAAAGTCATTGGAAAAGATGGATTAAAAGTTGTTTTTGGGGATTGGAAAGAAATAGAAAAAATCATAAATGAAAATAACTTACAAAATTATTATTTAAAAAATGATAGAAGAAATTCTGGAGTACCAATGCTTGATATAAAAAATATTAATGCAAGAATTGAGCCAGGAGTATTTATCAGAGATAAAGTTAATATTGGGGACAGAGCCGTAATAATGATGGGAGCAGTTATAAATATTGGTGCTGAAATTGGTGAAGGAACAATGATTGATATGAACGTTGTTTTAGGTGGAAGAGCCAAGGTTGGAAAAAACTGTCATATTGGAGCAGGAGCAGTGCTTGCAGGAGTTATTGAACCACCTTCAGCAGACCCTGTCATAATAGAAGACGACGTAATTGTGGGAGCAAATGCTGTAGTTCTGGAAGGAGTAAAAATTGGAAAAGGTTCAGTGGTTGCGGCAGGAGCAATAGTTACTCAAAATGTCCCAGAAGGTGTCGTAGTTGCAGGAACGCCAGCTAGAATTATAAAAGGAGTGGATGCTAAGACAGCTTCAAAAACTGAATTGGTAAATGCTTTAAGAAATTTATAA
- the fni gene encoding type 2 isopentenyl-diphosphate Delta-isomerase, translating to MKRKDDHIKFSLQYESDYNSFDDVQLEHSSLPKYNLEEIDLSTTFAGHNFKFPFFINAMTGGSEAGKNINQKLAKIANECEILLVTGSYSAALKKPDDNSFKVVRENNKNLLLATNIGIDKDFESGQIAVNELNPLFLQIHVNLMQELIMPEGSRNFNEWESNLRSFVKNIKVPLILKEVGFGMDNKTIEKAIKLGIKTVDISGRGGTNFAYIENMRRKNHFEYLNDWGKTTVQALLDAKKFEEKVEIIASGGVRNPLDIIKCLVLGAKGVGISGTILKFLTKYSTEEIIEILNSWKNECKMIMCALNVKNVDELKNIKYYLYGKTMEFYRNLC from the coding sequence ATGAAGAGAAAAGATGACCACATTAAGTTTTCATTGCAATATGAAAGTGATTATAATAGCTTTGACGATGTTCAGTTGGAACACAGTTCGCTGCCAAAATACAATTTGGAAGAAATTGACTTATCAACAACTTTTGCAGGACACAATTTTAAATTTCCATTTTTTATTAATGCGATGACTGGCGGGAGTGAAGCTGGGAAAAATATTAACCAAAAGTTAGCTAAAATTGCAAATGAATGTGAGATTTTACTTGTAACTGGCTCATATAGCGCAGCGCTAAAGAAACCAGACGATAATTCTTTTAAAGTTGTAAGAGAAAATAATAAAAATTTATTACTTGCGACAAATATTGGAATTGATAAAGATTTTGAAAGTGGACAAATAGCGGTAAATGAATTAAATCCATTATTTTTACAAATTCATGTAAATCTTATGCAAGAGCTCATAATGCCTGAAGGAAGTCGTAATTTTAACGAGTGGGAAAGTAATTTAAGAAGTTTTGTAAAAAATATAAAAGTGCCGTTAATCTTAAAGGAAGTCGGCTTTGGAATGGACAATAAAACTATTGAAAAAGCGATAAAGTTGGGAATAAAAACTGTGGATATAAGTGGTCGTGGTGGTACAAACTTTGCCTACATCGAAAATATGCGCCGTAAAAATCATTTTGAATATTTGAATGATTGGGGAAAAACAACAGTTCAAGCGCTTTTAGATGCAAAAAAATTTGAAGAAAAAGTTGAAATTATTGCAAGCGGTGGTGTGCGAAATCCTCTCGATATAATAAAATGCCTTGTCTTAGGTGCAAAAGGTGTCGGAATTTCGGGAACAATTTTGAAATTTTTAACTAAATATTCGACAGAAGAAATCATAGAAATTTTAAATAGCTGGAAAAATGAATGTAAAATGATAATGTGCGCTTTAAATGTGAAAAATGTAGATGAACTAAAAAATATAAAATATTATTTATACGGAAAAACTATGGAATTTTATAGAAATTTATGCTAA